In Calothrix sp. PCC 7507, one DNA window encodes the following:
- a CDS encoding amino acid ABC transporter substrate-binding protein, whose amino-acid sequence MHKSVLFLAIAPLLFTITACSSESGNTANTANTPGSTAVAPVNRNLWNSVKSRGKVICGVSGEVPGFSFVGTDGKYSGIDVDVCRAVAVALFDKPDAVEFRNLSAKERFTALQTGEVDILSRNTTWTLSRATSVGLDFAPVVFYDGQAIMVRKSSGIKSLTDLKGKAICVQTGTTTEQNLADQMRKRSITYKPVVFEDVNVTFATYSEGRCDGITADRSALVSRRTKLPKPEDNVILDEVISSEPLAPAVAKGDPKWGDIVKWVVYTLVKAEELGINSQNIAQFATSNDPDIKRFLGTEGNLGEGLGLTNDFAARIIKNVGNYSEIYDRNLGPKTPLNLARGQNQLWSKGGLLYSPPFR is encoded by the coding sequence ATGCATAAATCAGTTTTATTTCTGGCGATCGCACCCTTACTCTTTACCATCACCGCTTGTAGCAGCGAGTCAGGAAACACAGCCAATACAGCCAACACTCCCGGTAGTACCGCTGTAGCACCAGTGAATCGCAATCTCTGGAATAGCGTCAAAAGCCGTGGAAAGGTAATCTGCGGCGTCAGTGGCGAAGTACCAGGGTTCAGCTTTGTGGGAACAGACGGTAAGTACAGCGGTATAGATGTAGATGTATGTCGCGCCGTAGCTGTGGCTCTATTTGATAAACCAGATGCGGTGGAATTTCGTAATCTCAGCGCCAAAGAACGGTTTACAGCCTTGCAAACTGGGGAAGTAGACATTCTCAGTCGTAACACTACTTGGACACTGAGTCGTGCAACCTCAGTTGGTTTGGACTTTGCACCCGTAGTCTTTTACGACGGTCAAGCCATCATGGTTCGCAAAAGTAGCGGGATTAAGTCCCTCACCGACCTCAAAGGTAAAGCCATCTGCGTGCAAACCGGTACCACGACTGAACAAAACCTCGCCGACCAAATGCGGAAACGGAGCATCACCTACAAACCCGTTGTTTTTGAAGACGTTAACGTTACCTTTGCCACATATTCTGAAGGACGTTGCGACGGAATTACAGCTGATCGTTCGGCGTTAGTTTCCCGACGTACCAAGCTACCCAAACCAGAAGATAACGTAATTCTCGATGAAGTTATTTCTTCAGAACCACTTGCACCAGCTGTTGCGAAAGGAGATCCTAAGTGGGGCGATATTGTCAAATGGGTGGTTTATACCCTAGTTAAAGCGGAAGAATTGGGTATTAATTCTCAAAATATCGCTCAATTCGCCACCAGCAATGACCCAGATATCAAGCGCTTTTTGGGAACAGAAGGTAATCTTGGTGAAGGATTGGGCTTAACAAACGATTTCGCCGCTAGGATCATCAAGAACGTCGGTAACTACAGCGAAATTTACGATCGCAACCTCGGCCCCAAAACACCACTCAATCTAGCTCGTGGTCAAAATCAACTCTGGTCAAAAGGCGGATTACTCTACTCTCCCCCATTTCGATGA
- a CDS encoding DUF3318 domain-containing protein — protein sequence MTSYATSSAKAEMSELRRLKGLLPPELQSWVTVEGTTEVNPPLIRCEEIGKDQVEIQIDLVKWDALAMDQRNLLFWHEVARVQNDTIPKDGWEMAALAIGLGGAVGELWVQDALLLVLALALCGVSGWRLYQKNNGEKQVKELLDADEKAIALATRFGYSLPNAYKSLGSALKTLIDSTPSKRQRSRYDARLSALKRSANKAKAKSKPIDDGGL from the coding sequence ATGACATCCTATGCAACCTCCTCTGCCAAAGCGGAAATGAGTGAACTCCGGCGGTTAAAAGGCTTACTACCGCCAGAGTTGCAGAGCTGGGTCACGGTTGAAGGCACAACTGAGGTTAATCCACCCCTGATCCGCTGCGAAGAAATTGGTAAAGACCAGGTAGAAATCCAAATAGACCTGGTGAAATGGGATGCCCTCGCGATGGATCAGCGTAATTTGCTATTCTGGCACGAAGTCGCTCGCGTTCAAAATGACACGATTCCCAAAGATGGATGGGAAATGGCAGCATTAGCCATTGGTTTAGGTGGTGCTGTTGGTGAGTTATGGGTACAGGATGCATTACTGCTGGTATTAGCCTTGGCATTATGTGGCGTATCAGGCTGGCGACTGTATCAAAAGAATAATGGGGAAAAGCAAGTTAAAGAATTACTTGATGCTGACGAAAAAGCGATCGCTTTAGCAACTCGCTTTGGTTACAGCCTCCCCAACGCCTATAAGAGTCTTGGTAGCGCCTTAAAGACCCTAATTGATAGCACTCCTAGCAAGCGGCAACGGTCTAGATACGATGCCCGACTCTCTGCCCTCAAACGCAGTGCTAATAAGGCAAAAGCTAAATCTAAACCCATAGATGACGGCGGACTTTAA
- a CDS encoding 7-carboxy-7-deazaguanine synthase QueE, whose amino-acid sequence MTAKTTVKPTARLIEVFSAIQGEGLNVGTRQLFIRFAFCDLRCHFCDSAHTWNAPTTCRIERTPGLRDFEIHSNPIPLPILIEWIERQNLPCLHDSISLTGGEPLLHAPFLALFLPLVRSLTGLPIYLETGGHRPEQLAMILPYLDCVGMDLKLPSVSGESHWPEHAKFLQLCYDAPLDVFVKIIVSDQTDPDELERSALLVADVSPNIPVFLQPVTPLLASEQFTKSPVLAPSPEQVLVWQALMKRFVAHVRVVPQTHKMLNQL is encoded by the coding sequence ATGACTGCTAAAACTACTGTTAAACCCACCGCACGCCTGATTGAGGTCTTTTCTGCTATTCAAGGAGAAGGACTGAATGTCGGGACACGTCAGCTTTTTATTCGCTTTGCTTTTTGTGACTTACGCTGTCATTTTTGTGATAGCGCCCATACTTGGAATGCACCCACTACCTGTAGAATAGAGCGAACCCCTGGATTAAGAGATTTTGAAATTCACTCAAATCCCATCCCACTACCCATTTTAATAGAATGGATTGAACGACAAAATTTACCCTGTCTACACGATAGCATTAGCTTGACAGGGGGCGAACCACTTCTTCATGCTCCGTTCTTAGCATTATTTCTCCCACTCGTGCGATCGCTGACTGGTTTACCTATATATCTGGAGACTGGTGGTCATCGTCCAGAACAGCTGGCAATGATTCTGCCCTACCTAGATTGTGTGGGTATGGATTTAAAGCTACCTAGTGTTAGTGGTGAAAGTCATTGGCCAGAACACGCAAAATTTCTCCAACTATGCTACGACGCGCCTTTAGACGTTTTCGTCAAGATAATTGTTTCTGATCAAACAGACCCAGATGAGTTGGAACGTTCAGCTTTGTTAGTGGCTGATGTTAGTCCCAACATCCCAGTATTTTTACAACCTGTCACGCCTTTGTTGGCATCTGAACAGTTCACCAAATCGCCTGTACTTGCCCCTTCTCCAGAACAGGTCTTAGTGTGGCAGGCTTTGATGAAACGATTTGTGGCACATGTCCGTGTTGTACCTCAGACTCACAAAATGTTGAATCAGTTGTGA
- a CDS encoding anti-sigma factor antagonist (This anti-anti-sigma factor, or anti-sigma factor antagonist, belongs to a family that includes characterized members SpoIIAA, RsbV, RsfA, and RsfB.) has protein sequence MATKVQSFMTSQPTEANFPVNFLNDTAIVQVPTRLSVLEAVAFKETCQKLTQANSHPTQIIIDFHQTTFMDSSGLGALVSNFKTAREKEIGFILRNVTPPVMAVLNLTGLHQVFPIESIGSSSPEKHSNTIETPGVTSRKIEQLPTTHPSVASWMKRLIDIVGAVVGLVITGILFIPIAVAIEINDPGPIFFRQTRCGWMGKRFYIWKFRSMCVDAEAKKSQVKNQVQGAFFKNENDPRITRVGRFLRRTSLDELPQFWNVLKGDMSLVGTRPPTPDEVERYEVPEWQRLDVKPGMTGEWQVNGRSTVRSFEDVIRLDLQYQKNWSLLYDFKLIFKTIAILFNRNSGAV, from the coding sequence ATGGCAACGAAAGTGCAGAGCTTCATGACTAGCCAACCCACAGAGGCCAATTTTCCCGTTAATTTCCTAAACGACACGGCAATAGTGCAAGTACCAACGCGGTTGAGTGTGCTAGAGGCTGTAGCCTTCAAGGAAACTTGCCAAAAGTTAACACAGGCCAATTCACATCCTACACAAATCATTATTGATTTTCACCAAACTACTTTTATGGATAGTAGTGGTTTAGGTGCCCTTGTCAGTAATTTTAAAACTGCCCGAGAAAAAGAGATTGGATTTATACTGCGGAATGTTACCCCTCCGGTAATGGCAGTGCTAAACCTCACAGGATTGCACCAAGTTTTTCCCATTGAATCTATCGGTAGTTCATCACCAGAAAAACATAGTAACACCATAGAAACGCCGGGAGTGACTTCCCGTAAAATAGAGCAGCTGCCCACGACTCATCCTTCTGTGGCATCTTGGATGAAACGGTTGATAGATATTGTTGGGGCAGTAGTAGGTTTAGTAATTACAGGAATTTTATTTATTCCCATTGCTGTTGCTATTGAAATCAATGATCCTGGTCCCATTTTCTTTAGACAAACTCGTTGTGGCTGGATGGGAAAACGGTTTTATATTTGGAAATTCCGCTCCATGTGCGTGGATGCAGAAGCTAAAAAATCGCAAGTCAAAAACCAAGTACAAGGTGCTTTCTTCAAAAATGAAAATGATCCCAGAATTACGCGGGTAGGGCGCTTTTTACGTCGAACTAGTTTAGATGAACTGCCACAATTTTGGAACGTCCTTAAAGGCGATATGAGTTTAGTTGGCACCAGACCACCTACACCCGATGAAGTAGAACGATATGAAGTTCCGGAGTGGCAACGTTTGGATGTTAAACCCGGCATGACTGGAGAATGGCAAGTAAATGGACGTTCTACAGTACGTAGTTTTGAGGATGTGATTCGTCTGGATTTGCAGTATCAAAAAAACTGGAGTTTACTGTACGATTTCAAGCTGATTTTCAAAACCATAGCTATTCTCTTTAACAGAAACAGTGGTGCTGTTTAG
- a CDS encoding NAD(P)H-quinone oxidoreductase subunit N: MALITTGNTFIRELEKVGSLGVYVPLEGGYEGRYRRRLRAAGYISLHITARGLGDVAAYLTGVHGVRPPHLGKKSTGSGAAVGAVYYLPPILTYNLEQLPPKSKGLVLWIIEGHILSNQEIEYLAALPSLEPRVKVVIERGGDRNFRWTPLEKTLLAG, encoded by the coding sequence ATGGCACTAATTACCACTGGCAACACTTTCATTCGCGAACTAGAAAAAGTTGGCTCTCTTGGCGTTTACGTACCTCTGGAGGGAGGTTATGAGGGTCGCTATCGACGCCGACTGCGTGCAGCTGGCTATATCTCTCTCCACATTACCGCCAGAGGACTGGGTGACGTGGCTGCCTATCTCACAGGAGTTCATGGAGTCAGACCGCCTCATCTGGGTAAAAAAAGCACTGGTAGCGGTGCAGCAGTGGGTGCTGTATACTATCTACCACCCATTCTTACCTATAACCTAGAACAGCTACCACCAAAGTCCAAGGGTCTAGTTTTGTGGATTATTGAGGGACATATTCTTTCCAATCAGGAAATAGAGTATTTAGCGGCTTTGCCCAGTTTAGAACCACGTGTGAAAGTAGTAATTGAAAGAGGAGGCGATCGCAACTTCCGTTGGACACCTCTGGAAAAAACACTTTTGGCTGGTTAA